One genomic window of Mycolicibacterium neoaurum includes the following:
- a CDS encoding bifunctional RNase H/acid phosphatase, giving the protein MRVVVEADGGSRGNPGPAGYGAVVFNADRSAVLAERRQSIGRATNNVAEYRGLIAGLEAAAELDATEVAVYMDSKLVVEQMSGRWRVKHPDLLELHREATQAARRFADVEYSWIPREKNSHADRLANEAMDGADSAPVPNSSPGWSGARGEPTQMLLLRHGQTELSVERRYSGRGNPPLTELGRTQADAAARYLGAQGPVAAVLSSPLERAQETAAAAAKVLGLDVTVDDGLIETDFGSWEGLTFSEAAQQDPDLHRRWLRDTSVTPPRGESFDSVAERVRDARNRIIAQYAGATVLVVSHVTPIKTLLRLALDGGSGILYRLHLDLASLSIAEFYPDGLASVRLVNQTSYL; this is encoded by the coding sequence GTGAGGGTTGTCGTCGAGGCCGACGGTGGGTCGCGCGGTAATCCGGGTCCGGCCGGTTACGGCGCGGTGGTGTTCAACGCAGACCGCTCGGCGGTGCTGGCCGAGCGTCGTCAGTCCATCGGGCGGGCCACCAACAACGTCGCTGAATACCGCGGATTGATCGCCGGTCTGGAGGCGGCGGCCGAACTCGATGCCACCGAGGTCGCGGTGTACATGGACTCCAAGCTCGTCGTCGAGCAGATGTCGGGCCGCTGGCGCGTCAAACACCCGGATCTGTTGGAGTTGCATCGCGAAGCCACCCAGGCGGCACGGCGCTTCGCCGACGTCGAGTACTCGTGGATTCCGCGGGAGAAGAATTCGCATGCCGACCGGTTGGCCAACGAGGCCATGGACGGCGCGGATTCGGCGCCGGTGCCGAACTCCTCGCCGGGGTGGAGCGGTGCGCGCGGCGAGCCCACGCAGATGTTGCTCTTGCGCCATGGACAGACCGAATTATCGGTGGAGCGCCGGTATTCGGGGCGGGGTAATCCGCCGCTGACCGAGTTGGGCCGAACCCAGGCCGATGCCGCTGCCCGCTATCTGGGTGCTCAGGGCCCGGTGGCGGCGGTGCTGTCCTCTCCGTTGGAACGCGCGCAGGAAACGGCCGCGGCGGCCGCGAAGGTGCTGGGCCTGGATGTGACGGTCGATGACGGACTGATCGAAACCGACTTCGGTTCTTGGGAGGGGCTGACCTTCAGCGAAGCCGCACAACAGGATCCAGATCTGCACCGCCGATGGTTACGCGACACCAGCGTGACCCCGCCCCGGGGTGAGAGCTTCGATTCTGTCGCAGAGCGGGTGCGGGATGCGCGTAACCGCATCATCGCCCAGTACGCCGGTGCCACAGTGCTGGTGGTATCGCATGTGACGCCCATCAAGACCCTGCTGCGCCTGGCGCTCGACGGTGGCTCGGGAATCCTGTACCGGCTGCATCTGGATCTGGCATCGCTGAGCATCGCCGAGTTCTACCCGGACGGACTGGCATCGGTGCGGCTGGTGAACCAGACGTCGTACCTTTAG
- a CDS encoding zinc ribbon domain-containing protein, giving the protein MKAAVTQQRSLLDLVELDAEMRRVEHRAKNLAEQQEFDRIHAEHQTANDQLAVVAIALEDLEGQIGKLESEIDSVRQREDRDRALLADGTVNAKQLSELQHELETLERRQSSLEDSLLEVMERREEVQRKQSEELARIDTLQNALSAAQLARDAALVDLDNIRQVSGTRRAELVSQLDPDLVALYEKVRAGGGAGAGLLQGRRCGACRIEIDRGEIARITAAADDDVVRCPECGAILLRFRQ; this is encoded by the coding sequence ATGAAAGCCGCAGTCACCCAGCAGCGCTCGCTGCTGGATCTGGTGGAGCTCGATGCCGAGATGCGTCGCGTGGAGCATCGGGCGAAGAATCTCGCCGAGCAACAGGAGTTCGACCGGATTCACGCCGAGCACCAGACCGCCAATGACCAACTGGCCGTGGTGGCCATCGCGTTGGAGGATCTCGAAGGCCAGATCGGCAAGCTGGAGAGCGAGATCGATTCGGTGCGTCAGCGTGAGGATCGCGACCGTGCGCTGCTGGCCGACGGCACGGTGAACGCCAAGCAGCTCAGCGAGTTACAGCACGAGCTGGAGACCCTCGAGCGCAGGCAATCCTCGTTGGAGGATTCGCTGCTGGAGGTCATGGAACGTCGGGAAGAGGTGCAGCGCAAGCAGTCCGAGGAGCTGGCCCGTATCGACACCCTGCAGAATGCGTTGTCGGCCGCGCAGCTGGCCAGAGATGCTGCGTTGGTCGATCTCGACAATATCCGCCAGGTCTCGGGAACGCGCCGCGCGGAATTGGTGTCTCAGCTCGATCCCGATCTGGTGGCGCTCTATGAGAAGGTGCGCGCCGGCGGCGGTGCCGGCGCCGGATTGCTCCAGGGCAGGCGTTGTGGGGCATGCCGCATCGAGATCGATCGCGGTGAGATCGCCCGGATCACCGCGGCCGCCGATGACGATGTCGTGCGCTGCCCGGAATGCGGGGCAATCCTGTTGCGGTTCCGTCAGTGA
- a CDS encoding Nif3-like dinuclear metal center hexameric protein translates to MSVPLSEVIAVLDAAYPPELAHDWDSVGLVCGDPDEPVTSVTIAVDATDAVAAEVPGGGLLLAHHPLLLRGVDTVATSTAKGALLHRLIRTGRSLFTAHTNADSATPGVSDALAETLGLVVEEVLSPALSGPDLDKWVVFVPADHAGALRDSLFAAGAGQIGDYSCCSWSVSGTGQFLPHEGATPTIGEVGTIEQVTEDRVEVIAPARLRARVHAALRAGHPYEEPAFDVFALAPLPADVGIGRICSLPTPETLSAFVARVSGALPSTTWGVRAAGDADAVVSRVAVCGGAGDSLLGTVARAGVQAYVTADLRHHPADEHGRVSDVALVDVAHWASEYPWCHQAAALLTGHFGTDLPVRVSSVRTDPWNIDGGRQS, encoded by the coding sequence ATGAGCGTGCCGCTGTCGGAGGTGATCGCTGTTCTGGACGCCGCCTATCCGCCTGAGCTGGCTCATGATTGGGATTCGGTCGGGCTGGTATGCGGTGATCCCGACGAGCCGGTGACCTCGGTGACGATCGCCGTCGATGCCACCGATGCGGTGGCCGCCGAGGTGCCCGGAGGCGGACTGCTGCTGGCGCACCACCCGCTGCTGTTGCGCGGTGTGGACACCGTCGCCACGTCCACGGCCAAGGGCGCGTTGCTCCATCGGCTGATCCGGACCGGACGCTCGCTGTTCACCGCGCACACCAATGCCGATTCGGCCACTCCCGGGGTCTCGGACGCACTGGCCGAGACGTTGGGTCTGGTGGTCGAGGAAGTGCTCTCGCCGGCGTTGTCGGGTCCCGACCTGGACAAGTGGGTGGTGTTCGTCCCCGCCGATCACGCCGGGGCCTTGCGGGATTCGTTGTTCGCCGCCGGTGCCGGTCAGATCGGTGACTACTCCTGCTGCAGCTGGAGTGTCTCGGGAACGGGCCAGTTCCTGCCCCATGAGGGTGCGACGCCGACGATCGGCGAGGTGGGCACCATCGAGCAGGTGACCGAGGATCGCGTCGAGGTGATCGCACCGGCGCGGTTGCGGGCTCGCGTGCACGCCGCGCTGCGGGCCGGCCACCCCTACGAGGAGCCCGCCTTCGACGTGTTCGCCCTGGCGCCGTTGCCCGCCGATGTCGGAATCGGGCGGATCTGCTCGCTGCCGACGCCGGAAACGTTGTCGGCCTTCGTCGCCCGGGTGTCCGGTGCGCTGCCGTCGACCACCTGGGGTGTGCGCGCCGCCGGGGATGCCGATGCCGTGGTGTCCCGGGTGGCCGTCTGCGGGGGTGCCGGTGACTCGCTGCTGGGCACCGTGGCCCGCGCCGGTGTGCAGGCCTATGTGACCGCTGATCTGCGTCATCACCCCGCCGATGAGCACGGCAGGGTCTCCGATGTGGCATTGGTCGACGTCGCCCACTGGGCCAGCGAATACCCGTGGTGTCACCAGGCCGCGGCCCTGTTGACCGGGCATTTCGGGACAGATCTACCGGTGCGGGTGAGCTCCGTGCGCACCGATCCATGGAATATCGATGGAGGACGTCAATCATGA
- the cobC gene encoding Rv2231c family pyridoxal phosphate-dependent protein CobC — MADEVRQAARYHGDEAVAPGMLDFAVNVRAGGPPPWLVERLASRLTDLGRYPTATDAHRAVDAVAARHGRPRDQVLLLAGGAEGFALLPNLQPRSAALIAPSFTEPEAVLAAAGVPFTHVVLDPPFALGAVPDEADLVVLGNPTNPTSVLHPAEAILGLRRPGRIIVVDEAFADAVPGEPESLASRSLPDVLVLRSLTKTWSLAGLRVGYVLGAPDVLARLSARRAHWPLGTLQLEAVTACCAPAAVAEAEADAVRLAQLRTEMVYGLQAAGIDVLDGRAPFVLVRVADAELVRKHLDEKGIAVRRCDTFVGLEGGYLRVAVRPEWPQLVRALQEVLG; from the coding sequence GTGGCAGACGAGGTCCGGCAGGCGGCGCGGTACCACGGCGATGAGGCCGTGGCCCCCGGCATGCTGGACTTCGCGGTCAACGTGCGGGCCGGCGGGCCGCCGCCGTGGCTGGTCGAGCGGCTGGCCTCCCGGCTGACCGACCTGGGCCGCTATCCCACGGCGACAGATGCGCACCGCGCCGTCGACGCGGTCGCGGCCCGGCACGGCCGGCCGCGCGACCAGGTGCTGTTGCTGGCCGGCGGAGCTGAGGGGTTCGCCCTGCTGCCGAACCTGCAACCCCGGTCGGCCGCGCTGATCGCGCCGTCGTTCACCGAGCCCGAGGCCGTGCTGGCCGCGGCCGGGGTGCCGTTCACCCATGTCGTGCTGGACCCGCCGTTCGCGTTGGGTGCGGTGCCCGATGAGGCCGATCTGGTGGTGCTGGGTAATCCGACGAACCCCACGTCGGTGCTGCACCCGGCCGAGGCCATTCTCGGGTTGCGGCGCCCGGGGCGCATCATCGTCGTCGACGAGGCCTTCGCCGATGCTGTGCCGGGTGAGCCCGAGTCGCTGGCGAGCCGGTCGCTGCCCGACGTGCTGGTGCTGCGCAGCCTGACCAAGACCTGGTCGCTGGCCGGCCTGCGGGTGGGTTACGTGCTCGGCGCCCCGGATGTGCTGGCCCGGCTGTCCGCGCGCCGCGCGCACTGGCCGCTGGGCACGTTGCAGTTGGAGGCGGTGACGGCCTGTTGTGCGCCGGCCGCGGTCGCCGAGGCCGAGGCCGACGCGGTGCGGCTCGCGCAGCTGCGCACCGAGATGGTGTACGGGTTGCAGGCGGCCGGTATCGACGTACTCGACGGCCGGGCGCCCTTCGTCCTGGTGCGCGTCGCGGATGCCGAGTTGGTGCGAAAGCACCTCGATGAGAAAGGGATTGCGGTGCGCCGGTGTGACACGTTCGTCGGCCTCGAGGGCGGTTACCTGCGCGTGGCGGTTCGTCCGGAGTGGCCGCAGCTGGTGCGGGCACTGCAGGAGGTGCTCGGATGA
- a CDS encoding HAD-IA family hydrolase, producing MGCVTETVPETVTSSPQLVLFDLDGTLTDSAEGIVASFRHALTAVGATVPEGDLAGRIVGPPMHHTLNEMGLGTRAEEAMTAYRADYTTRGWSMNRVFDGIPELLADLQRAGVRLAVATSKAQPTAQRILAHFGLDDSFEVIAGASPDGSRAAKHEVVAFALEQLTPLPERVLMVGDRSHDVEGAAVHGIETVVVDWGYGRGDFDGPDAPAPLRRVATMAELREVLGV from the coding sequence ATGGGATGCGTGACCGAGACCGTGCCTGAAACCGTGACCAGCAGTCCGCAGCTGGTGCTGTTCGATCTCGACGGCACCCTGACCGACTCCGCCGAGGGCATCGTCGCCAGTTTCCGGCACGCGTTGACCGCGGTCGGGGCGACCGTTCCCGAGGGTGACCTGGCCGGCCGCATCGTCGGCCCGCCGATGCATCACACGCTGAACGAGATGGGGCTCGGGACGCGCGCCGAGGAGGCGATGACCGCCTACCGGGCCGACTACACCACCCGCGGCTGGTCGATGAACCGCGTGTTCGACGGCATCCCAGAGCTGCTTGCCGACCTGCAACGGGCCGGGGTCCGGCTGGCGGTGGCCACCTCCAAGGCACAGCCGACCGCCCAGCGCATCCTCGCCCATTTCGGCCTCGATGACAGCTTCGAGGTCATCGCGGGGGCGAGCCCGGACGGCAGCCGTGCGGCCAAGCACGAGGTCGTCGCCTTTGCCTTGGAACAGCTGACCCCGTTGCCCGAGCGGGTGCTGATGGTCGGCGACCGATCCCATGACGTGGAGGGTGCTGCGGTGCACGGTATCGAGACGGTGGTGGTCGACTGGGGATACGGCCGCGGCGACTTCGACGGTCCGGATGCGCCGGCGCCGCTGCGGCGGGTGGCGACGATGGCCGAGCTACGGGAGGTGCTGGGTGTCTGA
- a CDS encoding low molecular weight protein-tyrosine-phosphatase has translation MSESVPLHVTFVCSGNICRSPMAEKMFAHQIEGRGLADRVRVTSAGTGGWHAGDGADRRTNAVLRAHGYPTTHRAAQLADDHLAADMVVAMGRNHARFLADMGVPPERLRMMRAFDPRSGAHPLDVEDPYYGGPEDFEAVFTVIESALPGLHQWVDERLAAR, from the coding sequence GTGTCTGAGTCCGTGCCGCTGCATGTGACGTTCGTCTGTTCGGGCAACATCTGCCGCTCCCCGATGGCCGAGAAGATGTTCGCCCACCAGATCGAGGGACGCGGGCTGGCCGACCGGGTGCGCGTCACCAGCGCCGGGACGGGCGGTTGGCATGCCGGCGACGGTGCCGATCGCCGCACCAACGCGGTGCTACGCGCGCATGGTTACCCGACAACGCACCGTGCCGCGCAACTGGCCGACGACCACCTCGCTGCCGATATGGTGGTGGCGATGGGGCGCAACCACGCTCGGTTCCTCGCCGATATGGGTGTGCCGCCGGAACGGCTGCGGATGATGCGGGCCTTCGACCCGCGCTCGGGCGCGCATCCGCTCGATGTCGAGGATCCCTACTACGGCGGCCCGGAGGATTTCGAGGCCGTCTTCACCGTCATCGAGTCCGCGCTGCCCGGATTACACCAGTGGGTCGACGAGCGGCTGGCGGCGCGATGA
- a CDS encoding SURF1 family protein: MKRWAFLFRPQWLALYVVVAAFAWLCFTVLAPWQLGKNTTTSRENAQIAASLNTDPVPVTSLLPQQDSSAHEHQWQRVTATGHYLPEAQVLARLRSVDGAPAYEVLVPFVVDGGPTVLVNRGYVKPEQGTAVPPIADAPTGRVDITARLRDPEGVVPGKDPLFAEGARQVYTINPGQISELTGVPLAGSYLQLVENQPGGLGTIPLPILDAGPFLSYGIQWIAFGIIAPIGVGYFVMSEVRIRRQEKAAAAAREAAPTDPSAEPAGPDEDTGKPTETKPALTTEQKLADRYGKRR; encoded by the coding sequence ATGAAGCGGTGGGCCTTCCTGTTCCGGCCACAGTGGCTGGCGCTCTATGTCGTGGTCGCGGCCTTCGCCTGGTTGTGTTTCACGGTGCTGGCACCCTGGCAGCTCGGCAAGAACACCACCACCTCGCGGGAGAACGCCCAGATCGCCGCCTCACTGAACACCGACCCGGTGCCGGTGACCTCGCTTCTGCCGCAGCAGGATTCGTCGGCGCATGAGCATCAGTGGCAGCGGGTGACCGCCACCGGCCATTATCTACCCGAAGCCCAGGTGCTGGCCCGGTTGCGGTCGGTGGACGGCGCACCGGCCTACGAGGTGCTGGTTCCGTTCGTGGTCGACGGCGGTCCCACCGTGCTGGTGAACCGCGGCTACGTGAAACCGGAGCAGGGCACCGCGGTGCCGCCGATCGCCGATGCACCGACCGGACGGGTCGATATCACCGCGCGCCTGCGTGACCCCGAAGGTGTGGTGCCGGGCAAGGATCCGCTGTTCGCCGAGGGCGCCCGGCAGGTGTACACGATCAATCCGGGGCAGATCTCCGAGCTGACCGGGGTGCCGCTGGCCGGTTCGTATCTCCAACTGGTGGAGAACCAGCCGGGCGGGCTCGGAACGATACCGTTGCCGATTCTTGATGCCGGCCCGTTCCTGTCCTACGGGATCCAGTGGATCGCGTTCGGCATCATCGCCCCGATCGGGGTGGGCTACTTCGTGATGTCCGAGGTGCGTATCCGGCGCCAGGAGAAGGCTGCCGCCGCGGCCAGGGAGGCCGCGCCCACTGACCCATCTGCCGAGCCCGCAGGCCCCGACGAGGACACCGGGAAACCTACCGAGACAAAGCCCGCGCTGACCACCGAGCAGAAACTCGCCGACCGGTACGGTAAGCGACGCTGA
- a CDS encoding cobalamin biosynthesis protein — protein MSAHRGPARAAGLAVGYLADLIFTDPQRGHPVAVFGTAAAALERRTYADNRAAGAVHTATLLAVLGALGVVVERAAARRGPIWTVTATAAATYVVLGGTSLARTGGRLADLLDADDIDGARGLLPSLCGRDPAALDADGLARAALESVAENTSDAQVAPILWGAVAGVPGLLVYRGANTLDAMIGHKSPRYLRFGWAAARFDDAMNYLGARATGLITVAVSGAPARAWRAWQRDADKHPSPNAGVAEASFAGALGVTLGGPTQYAHRLEMRPALGDGPAPEAADLRRAGRLSKRVQAGATALAVSVAYRTGRRVSARWSARALSR, from the coding sequence GTGAGTGCGCACCGAGGTCCCGCCCGTGCCGCTGGTCTGGCCGTCGGATACCTGGCCGACCTGATCTTCACCGATCCGCAACGCGGCCATCCGGTCGCGGTGTTCGGCACGGCCGCCGCGGCACTGGAGCGACGCACCTATGCGGACAACCGCGCCGCGGGCGCCGTGCACACCGCCACCCTGCTCGCGGTGCTGGGGGCATTGGGTGTCGTCGTCGAGCGGGCCGCCGCTCGTCGCGGTCCGATCTGGACGGTGACGGCCACCGCCGCCGCGACCTACGTCGTGCTCGGTGGCACCTCGTTGGCGCGCACCGGTGGTCGGCTCGCGGATCTGCTCGATGCCGACGATATCGACGGTGCCCGCGGCTTGTTGCCGTCGCTGTGCGGCCGTGACCCGGCCGCGCTGGACGCCGACGGGCTGGCCCGCGCCGCACTGGAATCGGTGGCGGAGAACACCTCCGACGCCCAGGTCGCCCCCATCCTGTGGGGCGCGGTGGCCGGGGTGCCCGGACTGCTGGTGTACCGCGGCGCCAACACCCTCGATGCGATGATCGGGCACAAGTCTCCGCGATACCTGCGCTTCGGTTGGGCGGCAGCCCGATTCGACGACGCGATGAACTATCTGGGTGCGCGGGCGACCGGACTGATCACCGTCGCGGTGTCCGGAGCACCCGCACGCGCGTGGCGGGCGTGGCAGCGTGATGCCGACAAGCATCCCAGCCCCAATGCCGGTGTCGCGGAGGCATCCTTTGCCGGTGCGCTCGGCGTGACGCTGGGCGGGCCGACCCAGTACGCGCACCGCCTCGAGATGCGCCCGGCGCTCGGTGACGGGCCGGCGCCGGAGGCGGCGGACCTGCGCCGGGCGGGCAGGCTGTCCAAGAGGGTGCAGGCCGGCGCGACGGCGCTGGCGGTCAGCGTCGCTTACCGTACCGGTCGGCGAGTTTCTGCTCGGTGGTCAGCGCGGGCTTTGTCTCGGTAG
- a CDS encoding heme-binding protein: protein MFNRIIQLAEGVGGIVGIRSGTEEPFYLVEGRVGRAEIRRYGPRIAAQTAVSGDGQDARSTGFRRLAGYILGGNDRSDTIAMTAPVAQSAADGGSMIRFYMPSKWSLDTLPEPEDGSVTVVEIPGERYAVLSFTGDRSPAVIAAKSAELLAELEGSEVSPDGEPIAWFYDPPWTVPFLRRNEVAVRLVS, encoded by the coding sequence ATGTTCAACAGGATCATCCAGCTCGCCGAGGGTGTCGGCGGCATCGTCGGCATCAGATCAGGCACCGAGGAGCCGTTCTACCTGGTCGAAGGTCGTGTCGGCCGCGCCGAGATCCGGCGCTATGGGCCGCGCATCGCTGCTCAGACCGCCGTGTCCGGCGACGGGCAGGACGCCCGCAGCACCGGATTCCGGCGGCTGGCCGGCTACATCCTCGGCGGCAACGATCGATCCGACACGATCGCCATGACCGCCCCGGTCGCCCAGTCCGCCGCCGACGGCGGGTCCATGATCCGCTTCTACATGCCGTCCAAGTGGTCGCTGGACACTCTGCCCGAACCCGAGGACGGATCGGTCACCGTCGTCGAGATCCCCGGCGAACGCTATGCCGTGCTGAGCTTCACCGGTGATCGCAGCCCGGCGGTCATTGCCGCCAAGTCCGCCGAGCTGCTCGCCGAACTCGAGGGCAGCGAGGTCAGCCCCGACGGCGAGCCCATCGCGTGGTTCTACGACCCGCCGTGGACGGTGCCATTCCTCCGGCGTAACGAGGTGGCGGTGCGCCTCGTGTCGTGA
- a CDS encoding NAD(P)/FAD-dependent oxidoreductase, whose amino-acid sequence MSTAVVVGSGPNGLAAAITLAERGVEVTVVEAADTLGGGTRTSELTLPGLLHDDCSAIHTMTAASPFIQRQPLAEHGLVWRYPEIDMAHPFDDGAAAVLHTSIGDTAAQFAGRDQRAWRAVFGPLTRNFDALREDVFRPILHVPRHPLALGSFGAGALLPATALARLWRTEQARALFMGVAAHVYYPLTRPASSSVGLMITAAGHRYGWPVAEGGSGAIAKALIARLRQLGGTTETGIRVRALAELPRADIVMFDLAPGAVADITGDRLPTRVARAYRRYRHGAAAYKIDIALEGDIPWANPDCARAGTVHVAGSTAEIVAAERAVGAGRMPTRPFVLVCQQYLADPSRSEGGRNPIWAYAHVPHGYRGDATEAILDQIERFAPGVRARILAIHRRGPVALAEHNPNYVGGDIATGRNDPWQILVRPRPAIDPYATGIPGMYLCSAASPPGVGAHGMCGFNAARSALRDLRIA is encoded by the coding sequence TTGAGCACCGCGGTGGTCGTCGGGTCCGGACCCAACGGCCTTGCCGCGGCCATCACTTTGGCCGAGCGGGGTGTCGAGGTCACCGTGGTGGAGGCCGCCGACACGCTGGGCGGTGGTACCCGTACCAGTGAGCTGACTCTGCCTGGACTACTGCACGACGACTGCTCGGCCATCCACACCATGACCGCAGCCTCACCGTTCATCCAACGCCAGCCCCTCGCCGAGCACGGGCTGGTCTGGCGGTATCCCGAGATCGACATGGCGCACCCGTTCGACGACGGCGCCGCGGCCGTGCTGCACACCTCCATCGGTGACACCGCAGCACAATTCGCCGGTCGCGACCAACGGGCCTGGCGGGCCGTCTTCGGACCGCTTACCCGCAACTTCGACGCGTTGCGCGAGGATGTGTTCCGACCCATCCTGCATGTGCCACGACACCCGTTGGCGCTCGGCTCATTCGGAGCGGGCGCGCTGCTCCCGGCCACGGCGCTGGCACGGTTGTGGCGCACCGAGCAGGCCCGGGCGCTGTTCATGGGAGTGGCCGCGCACGTCTACTACCCGCTGACCCGACCCGCGAGTTCCTCGGTGGGACTGATGATCACCGCCGCGGGGCATCGGTACGGCTGGCCGGTCGCCGAGGGGGGATCGGGGGCGATCGCCAAGGCGCTCATCGCACGGCTGAGGCAGTTGGGTGGTACGACCGAGACCGGGATCCGCGTGCGTGCGCTGGCCGAGTTGCCCCGTGCCGATATCGTGATGTTCGATCTGGCGCCGGGTGCGGTGGCCGATATCACCGGCGACCGATTGCCGACGCGGGTCGCCCGCGCCTACCGCCGCTATCGGCACGGGGCCGCGGCCTACAAGATCGACATCGCCCTCGAGGGTGACATTCCTTGGGCCAACCCCGATTGCGCGCGGGCAGGCACCGTGCACGTTGCGGGCAGCACCGCCGAGATCGTGGCCGCAGAGCGCGCGGTGGGTGCCGGCCGGATGCCGACGCGTCCGTTCGTGCTGGTGTGCCAGCAGTACCTGGCCGATCCGAGCCGAAGCGAGGGTGGCCGCAACCCGATTTGGGCCTACGCGCATGTCCCGCATGGGTATCGAGGTGATGCAACCGAGGCGATCTTGGACCAGATCGAGCGCTTCGCGCCGGGGGTGCGGGCCCGCATCCTGGCGATCCACCGACGCGGGCCCGTCGCACTTGCTGAACACAACCCCAACTATGTCGGCGGCGATATCGCGACCGGTCGCAACGACCCGTGGCAGATTCTGGTCCGCCCGCGGCCGGCCATTGATCCCTACGCCACCGGGATACCGGGTATGTACCTCTGCTCGGCGGCGTCCCCACCGGGGGTCGGTGCGCACGGCATGTGCGGGTTCAACGCCGCCCGGTCCGCGCTACGCGATCTGCGCATCGCATGA